Proteins from a single region of Stutzerimonas stutzeri:
- a CDS encoding glycosyltransferase family 2 protein produces MTVDWLWWLQVAFILYFLLLNGMYLLLNLLSMGSLMGYIRQRAETGELAPYLGVEPPVSVLMPAFNEEATIRTSVRSMLQLQYPEFEIVVINDGSKDSTLAVLIEEFDLVPHPEPLRQAVAHQPVQAIYRSRRYANLRVVDKANGGKADALNAGINAARYGLFCGVDADSILQRDSLLRVVQPFLEDERTIAAGGTVRIANGSQVRGGFLIQAGLPRNWLARFQIVEYLRAFLFGRLGWSPLNAVLIISGAFGLFDRERVMAVGGYRTDTVGEDMELVVRLHRYHRERRIPYRIRYLPDPICWTECPEDLGTLGRQRSRWQRGLAESLSRHARLAFSLRGGTPGWLAWPFMALFEWIGPLIELVGYGFMLGGFAFGAVSYAALAAFLLVAIGMGILLSVNGLLLETMSFRVYSRRRDMLQLFLMAVLENFGYRQLNTVWRCRGLWQWFSRRKHQWGVMRRSGQWGQS; encoded by the coding sequence GTGACGGTCGACTGGCTGTGGTGGCTGCAGGTCGCCTTCATTCTCTATTTCCTGCTGCTCAACGGCATGTACCTGCTGCTCAATCTGCTGTCGATGGGCAGCCTGATGGGTTACATCCGCCAGCGCGCGGAAACCGGCGAGCTGGCGCCTTATCTCGGCGTCGAACCGCCGGTGTCGGTGCTCATGCCGGCCTTCAACGAAGAGGCGACGATCCGCACCTCGGTGCGCTCGATGCTGCAGCTGCAGTACCCCGAATTCGAGATCGTGGTGATCAACGACGGTTCGAAGGACAGCACCCTGGCCGTGCTCATCGAGGAATTCGACCTGGTGCCGCACCCTGAGCCGTTGCGCCAGGCCGTCGCCCACCAGCCGGTGCAGGCCATCTATCGCTCGCGCCGCTACGCCAACCTGCGCGTGGTCGACAAGGCCAACGGCGGCAAGGCCGATGCGTTGAATGCCGGTATCAATGCCGCGCGCTACGGCCTGTTCTGTGGCGTCGACGCCGACTCCATCCTGCAGCGCGACAGCCTGTTGCGCGTGGTGCAGCCCTTCCTCGAAGACGAGCGCACCATCGCCGCCGGCGGCACCGTGCGTATCGCCAATGGCTCGCAGGTGCGCGGCGGCTTTCTTATCCAGGCCGGGTTGCCCCGCAACTGGCTGGCGCGTTTCCAGATCGTCGAATACCTGCGTGCGTTTCTCTTCGGCCGTCTCGGCTGGTCGCCGCTCAATGCCGTGCTGATCATCTCCGGGGCCTTCGGCCTGTTCGACCGCGAACGGGTGATGGCGGTCGGCGGCTATCGCACCGATACCGTCGGCGAGGACATGGAACTGGTGGTGCGGCTGCACCGCTATCACCGCGAAAGACGCATCCCATACCGCATTCGTTACCTGCCCGATCCGATCTGCTGGACCGAATGCCCGGAAGACCTCGGCACCCTCGGCCGCCAGCGCAGCCGCTGGCAACGCGGCCTGGCCGAAAGCCTGAGCCGGCATGCGCGGCTGGCCTTCAGCCTGCGTGGCGGTACGCCGGGCTGGCTGGCCTGGCCGTTCATGGCACTGTTCGAGTGGATCGGCCCGCTGATCGAACTGGTCGGCTACGGCTTCATGCTCGGGGGCTTTGCCTTTGGTGCGGTGTCCTACGCCGCGCTGGCCGCCTTCCTGCTGGTGGCGATCGGCATGGGCATTCTGCTGTCGGTCAACGGCCTGCTGCTGGAAACCATGTCCTTCCGCGTCTACAGCCGTCGACGCGACATGCTGCAGCTGTTTCTGATGGCCGTGCTGGAGAACTTCGGCTACCGCCAGCTGAATACCGTCTGGCGCTGCCGCGGTCTCTGGCAGTGGTTCTCGCGGCGTAAACACCAGTGGGGCGTGATGCGCCGCAGCGGGCAGTGGGGGCAAAGCTAG
- a CDS encoding aldehyde dehydrogenase gives MPTLTLADWQQRARDLHIEGRAFIQGEYCAAADGGQFDCISPVDGRVLAQVASCDQADAERAVASARAAFEAGSWAKLAPAKRKAVLIRFADLLEANREELALLETLDMGKPIGDSQAVDIPGAARALRWSGEAIDKIYDEVAATPHDQLGLVTREPVGVVAAIVPWNFPLMMACWKLGPALATGNSVVLKPSEKSPLTAIRIAQLAIDAGIPAGVLNVLPGYGHTVGKALALHMDVDTLVFTGSTRVAKQLMIYAGESNMKRVWLEAGGKSPNIVFADAPDLQAAAQAAAGAIAFNQGEVCTAGSRLLVERSIKERFLPMVVEALKGWKPGNPLDPSTNVGALVDTQQLNTVLGYIDAGRQAGAQVLIGGQRTLEETGGLYVEPTIFDGVDNAMKIAQEEIFGPVLSVISFDSAEEAVAIANDTPYGLAAAVWTADLSKAHRTARALRAGSVWVNQYDGGDMTAPFGGFKQSGNGRDKSLHAFDKYTELKATWIQL, from the coding sequence ATGCCCACCCTGACCCTCGCCGACTGGCAACAGCGTGCCCGCGACCTGCACATCGAAGGTCGCGCCTTTATCCAGGGTGAGTATTGCGCCGCGGCGGACGGAGGCCAGTTCGACTGCATCAGCCCGGTGGACGGGCGAGTGCTGGCCCAGGTCGCGAGCTGCGACCAGGCCGATGCCGAGCGTGCAGTGGCCAGCGCCCGTGCCGCATTCGAGGCAGGCAGCTGGGCGAAGCTGGCGCCGGCCAAGCGCAAGGCGGTGCTGATCCGCTTCGCCGATCTGCTGGAAGCGAACCGCGAGGAACTGGCCCTGCTGGAGACCCTCGACATGGGCAAGCCGATCGGCGACTCGCAGGCGGTGGACATTCCCGGTGCCGCGCGGGCGCTGCGCTGGAGCGGCGAGGCGATCGACAAGATCTACGACGAGGTAGCGGCTACGCCCCATGACCAGCTCGGCCTGGTCACCCGCGAGCCGGTCGGCGTGGTGGCGGCCATCGTGCCGTGGAATTTCCCCCTGATGATGGCCTGCTGGAAGCTCGGCCCGGCGCTGGCCACAGGCAACTCGGTGGTGCTCAAGCCCTCCGAGAAGTCGCCGCTGACGGCCATCCGCATCGCCCAGCTGGCGATCGACGCCGGCATTCCGGCCGGCGTACTGAATGTTCTGCCGGGCTACGGCCACACCGTCGGCAAGGCGCTGGCGCTGCACATGGACGTCGATACCCTGGTCTTCACCGGCTCCACCCGCGTAGCCAAGCAGCTGATGATCTACGCCGGCGAGTCGAACATGAAGCGTGTCTGGCTGGAGGCGGGCGGCAAGAGCCCGAACATCGTCTTCGCCGATGCGCCCGACCTGCAGGCGGCTGCCCAGGCGGCGGCGGGTGCCATCGCCTTCAATCAGGGCGAGGTCTGCACTGCCGGTTCGCGGCTGCTGGTGGAGCGTTCGATCAAGGAGCGCTTCCTGCCCATGGTGGTGGAGGCGCTCAAGGGCTGGAAGCCGGGCAACCCGCTGGACCCTTCGACCAACGTCGGCGCCCTGGTGGACACCCAGCAGCTCAACACCGTGCTCGGCTACATCGACGCCGGGCGTCAGGCCGGCGCGCAGGTGCTGATCGGCGGCCAGCGGACGCTGGAGGAAACCGGCGGGCTGTACGTCGAGCCGACCATCTTCGATGGCGTCGACAATGCGATGAAGATCGCTCAGGAGGAAATCTTTGGCCCGGTGCTCTCGGTGATCAGCTTCGACAGCGCCGAGGAAGCGGTGGCGATCGCCAACGACACGCCCTACGGCCTCGCTGCCGCGGTGTGGACCGCCGACCTGTCCAAGGCGCACCGCACCGCACGGGCGCTGCGCGCCGGCAGTGTGTGGGTCAATCAGTACGACGGCGGCGACATGACTGCGCCGTTCGGCGGCTTCAAGCAGTCCGGCAACGGTCGTGACAAGTCGCTGCATGCCTTCGACAAGTACACCGAGCTCAAGGCGACCTGGATTCAGCTCTGA
- a CDS encoding aspartate aminotransferase family protein, producing MSQDFHPNASPDHFWMPFTANRQFKATPRLLESAEGMYYTASDGRQVLDGTAGLWCCNAGHGRREISEAVSKQIAKMDFAPTFQMGHPLPFELAEKLAAISPEGLNRVFFTNSGSESADTALKIALAYQRAIGQGSRTRLIGRELAYHGVGFGGMSVGGMANNRRAFGPMLPGVDHLPHTLDLQRNAFSKGLPQHGVERADELERLVTLHGAENIAAVIVEPMSGSAGVILPPVGYLQRLREITSKHGILLIFDEVITGFGRVGEAFAAQRWGVTPDILTCAKGLTNGAIPMGAVLVADHLFDAFMKGPESVIEFFHGYTYSGHPVACAAALATQEIYQQENLFHKAIDLEPYWQEALFSLRDLPNVIDIRTVGLVAGIQFAAHADGVGKRGYEVFRECFEKGLLVRASGDTIALSPALIVEKAEIDQMMELLVDGIRKAG from the coding sequence ATGTCACAGGATTTCCATCCCAACGCCTCGCCCGATCACTTCTGGATGCCCTTCACCGCCAACCGCCAGTTCAAGGCCACGCCGCGCCTGCTGGAGAGCGCCGAGGGCATGTATTACACGGCGAGCGACGGCCGCCAGGTACTCGACGGCACGGCCGGGCTCTGGTGCTGCAATGCCGGCCATGGCCGACGCGAGATCAGCGAAGCGGTGAGCAAGCAGATCGCCAAGATGGACTTCGCGCCGACCTTTCAGATGGGCCATCCGCTACCTTTCGAGCTGGCCGAGAAACTCGCCGCCATCAGCCCCGAAGGGCTGAACCGGGTGTTCTTTACCAACTCCGGATCGGAGTCGGCGGATACCGCGCTGAAGATCGCCCTCGCCTATCAGCGCGCCATCGGTCAGGGCTCGCGCACGCGGCTGATCGGCCGCGAATTGGCCTATCACGGCGTCGGTTTCGGCGGCATGTCGGTGGGTGGCATGGCCAACAACCGCCGCGCCTTCGGCCCGATGCTGCCGGGTGTCGATCACCTGCCGCATACCCTCGATCTGCAGCGCAACGCCTTCAGCAAGGGCCTGCCGCAGCATGGCGTGGAGCGTGCCGATGAGCTGGAGCGGCTGGTGACGCTGCATGGTGCGGAGAACATAGCCGCGGTGATCGTCGAGCCAATGTCCGGCTCGGCCGGGGTGATCCTGCCGCCAGTGGGCTATCTGCAGCGGCTGCGTGAGATCACTTCCAAACACGGCATCCTGCTGATCTTCGATGAGGTCATCACCGGCTTCGGCCGTGTCGGCGAGGCCTTCGCCGCGCAGCGCTGGGGCGTCACGCCGGACATCCTCACCTGCGCCAAGGGTTTGACCAACGGCGCGATCCCCATGGGGGCGGTACTGGTCGCCGACCACCTGTTCGATGCCTTCATGAAGGGCCCGGAGAGCGTCATCGAGTTCTTCCACGGTTACACCTATTCCGGGCACCCGGTGGCCTGCGCAGCGGCGCTGGCAACGCAGGAGATCTATCAGCAGGAAAACCTGTTCCACAAGGCCATCGACCTGGAGCCCTACTGGCAGGAAGCGCTTTTCAGCCTGCGCGACCTGCCCAACGTGATCGATATCCGCACCGTCGGACTGGTGGCCGGTATCCAGTTCGCCGCCCATGCCGATGGCGTCGGCAAGCGCGGTTACGAAGTGTTCCGCGAGTGTTTCGAGAAGGGCCTGCTGGTACGCGCCAGCGGCGACACCATTGCGCTGTCGCCGGCGTTGATCGTCGAGAAGGCCGAGATCGACCAGATGATGGAGTTGCTCGTCGACGGCATTCGCAAGGCCGGCTGA
- the znuA gene encoding zinc ABC transporter substrate-binding protein ZnuA, with protein MNRLCSLPLLAALLAGASSAQAEVRVLTSIKPLQLIAAAVQDGVGEPDVLLPASASAHHYSLRPSDVRRLRDAELFYWIGPDLESFLPRALSAREGTTVAVQDLPKLTLRRFGDAHAHDEAEHHDHDDHDGHDHDAHEHDEAEHGETAHADEHDHDHRPGTLDAHLWLLPANALIIAERMAADLAAADPANAQRYQANSAAFAQRIEALDARLKQRFSKVQNKPFFVFHEAYDYFEAAYGLRHAGVFSAGGESQPGARHVAAMRERLQQAGPSCVFSEPPARPRLVETLTAGLPVKMAELDVLGVGLATDAQGYEKLLEGLGVTLADCLESL; from the coding sequence GTGAATCGTCTTTGCTCCCTTCCGTTGCTGGCGGCGCTGCTCGCTGGCGCCTCCTCTGCCCAAGCTGAAGTCCGTGTACTGACCAGCATCAAGCCGCTGCAGCTGATCGCCGCAGCGGTACAAGACGGCGTAGGCGAACCCGATGTGCTGCTGCCGGCCAGCGCTTCGGCGCATCATTACTCGTTGCGCCCGTCCGACGTACGGCGGCTGCGCGATGCCGAACTGTTCTACTGGATCGGCCCTGATCTGGAGAGCTTCCTGCCGCGTGCGCTGAGCGCTCGCGAAGGCACGACCGTGGCGGTGCAGGACCTGCCGAAGCTGACCCTGCGTCGTTTTGGTGATGCGCACGCGCACGACGAGGCTGAACATCACGATCACGACGATCACGACGGCCATGACCATGATGCTCACGAGCATGACGAGGCCGAGCATGGCGAGACCGCCCATGCCGACGAGCACGACCATGATCATCGGCCGGGCACGCTCGATGCGCACCTGTGGCTGCTGCCAGCCAACGCCCTGATCATCGCAGAACGCATGGCCGCTGACCTGGCCGCCGCCGACCCGGCCAACGCACAGCGCTACCAGGCCAACTCGGCGGCCTTCGCCCAGCGCATCGAGGCGCTCGACGCCCGCCTCAAGCAGCGCTTCAGCAAGGTGCAGAACAAGCCGTTCTTCGTTTTCCACGAGGCCTACGACTACTTCGAGGCGGCCTACGGCCTGCGCCATGCCGGCGTGTTCAGTGCCGGTGGCGAGTCGCAACCCGGCGCGCGGCATGTGGCGGCGATGCGCGAGCGGCTGCAGCAGGCCGGTCCGAGCTGCGTGTTCAGCGAACCGCCGGCGCGTCCGCGCCTGGTCGAGACGCTGACCGCCGGCTTGCCGGTGAAGATGGCGGAACTGGACGTGCTGGGCGTCGGCCTGGCGACGGATGCGCAGGGTTACGAGAAGCTGCTGGAAGGTCTCGGTGTCACCCTGGCCGACTGCCTGGAATCGCTCTGA
- the zur gene encoding zinc uptake transcriptional repressor Zur: protein MSKTPLACTPHDHDHCVSHALAEADSLCARQGVRLTALRKRVLELVWQSHRPLGAYDILAVLSEQDGRRAAPPTVYRALDFLLENGLVHRIASLNAFMGCNHPEHPHQGQFLICRNCHTAIELEQPAIAAAIDSAAGSVGFAVEGQTVEVVGLCSNCRKAA from the coding sequence ATGTCCAAGACTCCACTGGCCTGCACGCCCCACGACCACGACCACTGCGTCAGCCATGCGTTGGCCGAAGCCGACAGCCTTTGCGCACGCCAGGGCGTACGCCTGACCGCCCTGCGCAAGCGTGTGCTGGAGCTGGTCTGGCAAAGCCACAGGCCGCTCGGCGCCTACGACATCCTCGCCGTGCTGAGCGAGCAGGATGGCCGTCGTGCAGCGCCGCCCACCGTTTACCGTGCGCTGGATTTCCTGCTGGAAAACGGCCTGGTGCATCGCATCGCGTCGCTCAATGCCTTCATGGGTTGCAACCACCCGGAGCATCCGCACCAGGGCCAGTTCCTCATCTGCCGCAATTGCCACACCGCCATCGAGCTTGAGCAGCCGGCCATCGCCGCCGCCATCGACAGCGCCGCCGGCAGCGTCGGTTTTGCCGTCGAGGGCCAGACCGTGGAAGTCGTCGGCCTCTGCTCGAACTGCCGGAAAGCCGCATGA
- the znuC gene encoding zinc ABC transporter ATP-binding protein ZnuC, giving the protein MSEVLLRLDDIHVRFANQNVLEGAQLQVHRGEIVTLIGPNGAGKTTLVRAVLGLLKPDRGQVWRKPKLRVGYMPQKLHVDPTLPLSVLRFLRLVPGVDRARALAALGEVGAEHVIDSPLQKISGGEMQRVLLARALLREPELLVLDEPVQGVDVAGQAELYRLIGVLRDRYGCGVLMVSHDLHLVMSATDQVVCLNRHVCCSGHPEQVSSDPAFVELFGQDARSLAIYHHQHDHSHDLHGSVVIGKPHVHGPNCKH; this is encoded by the coding sequence ATGAGCGAGGTGCTGCTGCGGCTGGATGACATCCACGTGCGCTTTGCCAACCAGAACGTGCTGGAAGGCGCGCAACTGCAGGTGCATCGCGGCGAGATCGTCACCCTGATCGGCCCCAATGGTGCCGGCAAGACCACGCTGGTACGGGCCGTGCTGGGCTTGCTGAAACCTGATCGCGGCCAAGTCTGGCGCAAGCCGAAGCTGCGTGTCGGCTACATGCCGCAGAAGCTCCACGTGGACCCCACCCTGCCCTTGTCGGTGCTGCGCTTTCTGCGCCTGGTGCCCGGCGTCGACCGTGCCCGTGCGTTGGCGGCGCTGGGCGAAGTCGGTGCCGAACACGTGATCGACAGCCCGCTGCAGAAGATTTCCGGCGGCGAGATGCAGCGTGTGCTGCTCGCCCGCGCGCTGCTGCGCGAGCCGGAGCTACTGGTGCTGGACGAACCGGTGCAGGGTGTCGACGTCGCCGGCCAGGCCGAGCTGTACCGGCTGATCGGCGTGCTACGCGACCGCTACGGCTGCGGCGTGCTGATGGTCTCCCACGATCTGCACTTGGTGATGAGCGCCACCGATCAGGTGGTCTGCCTCAATCGCCACGTCTGCTGCTCGGGGCATCCAGAGCAGGTCAGCAGCGACCCGGCCTTCGTCGAGCTGTTCGGCCAGGACGCGCGCAGTCTGGCGATCTACCACCACCAGCACGACCACAGCCACGACCTGCACGGCAGCGTGGTGATCGGCAAACCCCATGTCCACGGCCCGAACTGCAAGCACTAG
- the znuB gene encoding zinc ABC transporter permease subunit ZnuB, with product MPDFLLNALLAGLALALVAGPLGSFVVWRRMAYFGDTLSHAALFGVALGLMLDVNLTLAVTVGCVLLALLLVTLQQRQPLASDTLLGILAHSTLSLGLVSLSFMDDVRIDLMGYLFGDLLAVGPSDLAWIIGGSALVLLMLIPLWRPLLAITVHEELAKVEGLPVAGIRLALMLLIAVVIAVAMKIVGVLLITSLLIIPAAAAQRHARTPEQMAFGASVLGIVAVCLGLTLSWYEDTPAGPSIVVSAAALFLLSFAWPKRA from the coding sequence ATGCCCGATTTCCTCCTCAACGCCCTGCTCGCCGGCCTCGCCCTGGCATTGGTCGCCGGCCCGCTCGGCTCTTTCGTCGTCTGGCGGCGCATGGCCTATTTCGGCGACACCCTGTCCCACGCCGCGCTGTTCGGCGTCGCCCTCGGCTTGATGCTCGACGTCAATCTGACGCTGGCGGTGACCGTCGGCTGTGTGCTGCTCGCGCTCTTGCTGGTCACCCTGCAGCAACGCCAGCCGCTGGCCTCGGACACGCTGCTCGGCATCCTTGCCCACAGCACGCTGTCGCTGGGCCTGGTGTCGCTGAGCTTCATGGATGACGTGCGCATCGACCTGATGGGCTATCTGTTCGGCGATCTGCTCGCCGTCGGGCCGAGCGATCTGGCCTGGATCATCGGCGGCAGCGCCCTGGTGCTGCTGATGCTGATTCCGCTGTGGCGTCCGCTGCTGGCGATCACCGTGCACGAGGAACTGGCCAAGGTCGAAGGCCTGCCGGTGGCCGGTATCCGCCTGGCGCTGATGCTGCTGATCGCCGTGGTGATCGCCGTGGCGATGAAGATCGTCGGCGTGCTGCTGATCACCTCGCTGTTGATCATTCCCGCCGCCGCGGCGCAACGCCATGCGCGCACGCCGGAGCAGATGGCCTTTGGCGCCAGCGTGTTGGGCATCGTCGCGGTGTGCCTGGGGCTGACGCTGTCCTGGTACGAGGACACCCCGGCCGGCCCGTCCATCGTGGTCAGCGCCGCCGCACTGTTCCTGCTCAGCTTCGCCTGGCCGAAACGCGCCTGA
- a CDS encoding YgjP-like metallopeptidase domain-containing protein: protein MSDLKYLRGYPEPLLAQVRQLIAEQRLGDYLQRRYPARHEVQNDKALYGYVQTLKQEYLKSTPPIDKVLYDNRLDLTHRALGLHTAVSRVQGGKLKAKKEIRVAALFRDAAPEFLRMIVVHELAHLRESEHNRAFYKLCEHMLPGYGQIEFDLRLFLHWRELRAQDAEPGGYA from the coding sequence ATGAGCGACCTGAAATACCTGCGCGGCTACCCCGAGCCGCTGCTGGCTCAGGTGCGTCAGCTGATCGCCGAGCAGCGTCTGGGCGACTATCTGCAGCGGCGTTACCCCGCACGGCATGAGGTGCAGAACGACAAGGCGCTGTACGGCTACGTGCAGACGCTCAAGCAGGAATACCTGAAAAGCACGCCGCCAATCGACAAGGTGCTCTACGACAATCGGCTGGACCTGACCCATCGGGCGCTGGGCCTGCATACCGCGGTGTCACGGGTGCAGGGCGGCAAGCTCAAGGCGAAAAAGGAGATCCGCGTCGCCGCGCTGTTCCGCGACGCGGCTCCGGAGTTTCTCAGGATGATCGTCGTGCACGAGCTCGCCCACCTGCGCGAGAGCGAGCACAACCGCGCCTTCTACAAGCTGTGCGAACACATGCTGCCGGGCTACGGGCAGATCGAGTTCGACCTGCGGCTGTTCCTGCATTGGCGCGAGCTGCGGGCCCAGGATGCCGAACCCGGCGGCTACGCCTGA
- a CDS encoding DASS family sodium-coupled anion symporter encodes MSDTQNAARQGLLGIPIGLLVAVLALIGVLLMPLPADLPVAGQRVLAILVFAVVVWITEAVSYEVSAIMITALLAFLVGTAPTLENPEVVYGTSKAISMGLSGFANPALALVAGALFIAAAMTLTGLDRRIALMTLSRVGTSSRHILGGTLVVIVLLSLVVPSATARAACVVPIMLGIITAFGIDKRSNFAAGMMIIVAQGTSIWNIGIQTAAAQNLLLVGFMDKLLGERVSWIDWLIAGAPWAVLMSFVLLFIVLKLLPPETERIAGGKEAVARSLAELGPMTSAQKRLLAVSIGLLLCWATEGKLHSFDTTSTTYAGLVILMLPRIGVMNWKEVQTRVPWGTVIVFGVGISLGTVLLTTQAGQWLGAQVVAHTGLGVVGPLGIFAILGAFLIVIHLGFASATALTSAMLPILISVLLSLPGDFSRLGMTMLLGFVVSYGFILPINAPQNMVCLGTETFSARQFAKVGVLVTLIGYLTMLLFAATWWRWLGWI; translated from the coding sequence ATGAGCGATACCCAAAATGCAGCCCGTCAGGGACTGCTCGGCATTCCCATCGGCCTACTGGTCGCCGTACTGGCCTTGATTGGCGTGCTGCTGATGCCGTTGCCTGCCGATCTTCCCGTGGCTGGCCAGCGGGTGCTGGCCATCCTTGTGTTTGCGGTGGTGGTGTGGATCACCGAGGCGGTGTCCTACGAGGTCAGCGCGATCATGATCACCGCGCTGCTGGCGTTTCTCGTCGGCACGGCGCCTACGCTGGAAAACCCTGAGGTGGTCTACGGCACCTCCAAAGCGATTAGCATGGGGCTTTCCGGTTTCGCCAATCCGGCATTGGCGCTGGTCGCGGGCGCCCTGTTCATCGCTGCGGCGATGACGCTTACCGGGCTCGACCGTCGCATTGCGCTGATGACCCTCTCCAGGGTCGGCACCAGTTCGCGGCACATTCTCGGCGGTACGCTGGTGGTCATCGTCCTGCTCAGCCTGGTGGTGCCCAGCGCCACGGCGCGCGCCGCCTGCGTGGTGCCGATCATGCTCGGCATCATCACCGCGTTCGGCATCGACAAGCGTTCGAACTTCGCCGCCGGCATGATGATCATCGTCGCCCAGGGCACCAGCATCTGGAACATCGGCATCCAGACCGCGGCGGCACAGAACCTGCTGCTGGTGGGCTTCATGGACAAACTGCTAGGTGAGCGAGTCAGCTGGATCGACTGGCTCATCGCCGGCGCACCCTGGGCCGTGCTGATGTCCTTCGTGCTGCTGTTCATCGTGCTCAAGCTGCTGCCGCCGGAAACCGAGCGGATAGCCGGTGGCAAGGAAGCCGTGGCCCGCTCGCTCGCCGAACTCGGGCCGATGACCTCGGCGCAGAAGCGCCTGCTTGCCGTGTCCATCGGGCTGCTGCTGTGCTGGGCCACCGAGGGCAAGCTGCACAGCTTCGACACCACCAGCACCACCTACGCCGGCCTGGTAATCCTGATGCTGCCGCGCATCGGCGTGATGAACTGGAAGGAGGTCCAGACGCGGGTGCCATGGGGTACGGTGATCGTCTTCGGTGTCGGGATCAGCCTCGGCACGGTATTGCTCACGACCCAGGCCGGACAGTGGCTCGGCGCGCAGGTGGTAGCCCACACCGGGCTTGGCGTGGTGGGGCCGCTGGGCATCTTCGCCATCCTTGGCGCCTTTCTCATCGTGATCCACCTGGGCTTTGCCAGTGCCACGGCGCTGACCTCGGCGATGCTGCCGATCCTGATTTCGGTGTTGCTGAGCCTGCCGGGCGACTTCAGCCGGCTGGGGATGACCATGCTGCTCGGTTTCGTCGTCAGTTACGGCTTCATCCTGCCAATCAACGCACCGCAGAACATGGTCTGCCTGGGCACTGAAACCTTCAGCGCCCGGCAGTTCGCCAAGGTCGGCGTGCTGGTGACGCTGATCGGTTATTTGACCATGTTGTTGTTCGCGGCAACCTGGTGGCGCTGGCTGGGCTGGATCTGA